GCAGATCAGATCAATATAGGTGATCTGGAGATCAATACAGGATATTATATCCAGGTAGCAACAATTGATTATAATGATAATGTGAGTTATTCGGAGGAATTACTGGTATATACGACTCCTGCTGTGATCGGTGAATTGGTAGGAATTGGACTGGATGATTACAGTCAATTATATTGGGAAGCAGAGCAGCAGTCGGGTAATATGGGATTTAATGTTTACCGTTGCATTATGCCTAATACTAACTGGCAGCTTCATGCGAGCTGGGAAACTGATCCTTCACTTGTAAGCACTAATATTAACGGACAGGATTTCGTCTATACTGATGATCAGGCAGAGCTTTATGGCTGGTATGGTTATAAAATAAGTGCCATTAACGTCCAGGGCACGGAATATTTCTTTGATCAGGAAGTATTTACCGTCTGCAGGACATTATATCAGGTCTATTTCAGTAATGAAGCAATAATTGACTCAATATCATTTTGCAGAAATGAATACGCAACTGACGGCTTTGATGAATATTTTGATCAATTATCCGGACCCTATCTGGGAGAGGAATTATATACGAGGATCTATCATCCGGAATGGACTCAGAACTGGTATAAGCGTGATGTCAGGGAATTTTACCTTACGGGACAAACCTGGAAGACCTGGGCGATTGAGGTGCGATCGCAGTTTGAAGAAGGAGAGATTCTCACAATTGAAATTGATGATGAATTTCCTGATTATGAAATTATCTATCTGGAAAATAACTATACTGGAGAATTACTAAACCTGAATGATGAGTTTCCTGATGAGGTGGTTATGAGTGCTGTGGGTGCTGCTTCTTTGCAATTACATGTAGGCAATGTGCAGCCTGATCTGGATTTCATTGGTCATTCTAATACTATTTACCAGGCTGGGGATGAAGTTACTACCCAGGTGCAGATATTATTTCCACAATTGATAGATTTTGCATCACTTGTGCTCAATAACGGGATGCAGGAAATTGTGATCATAGATACTATGACTGAATATATTGAAAATATTTTTTGGACTGCTCCAGAAGATGTTACAATACACGATGCAAATCTGCGGATAGCATATCACAGTATTAATGGTAACTACAATATGGCCGTTTCGGATTATCAGATAGGGATTGTACCTCTGGAGTATCATTATGACCTGTCACCTGGCTGGCACAATGTTGCCAGTGTGTGGCCGGATGAAGAGCTGGCAGTAGATGATATCTTTGGGACCGATGCTGAATTATATGAATGGACAGGTGAGGAATACCTGACAGCAGATAGTCTTGAATATGGCAAAGGTTACTGGCTGGATCTACCTCAAGAATGTCAATATAGCGGAAATAGTGATATTTTAAGTGGTAATATTACAATGCTTTTGCAGCCTGGATGGAATCTGATGCCAAATCCACACCCGGCTGCGATGAAAATCAATGGATTATTATTTCATTATTTCACCTGGACATACAGCTACCGGCAGATGGTTCAGGTAGGCAGTATTTCAAAACAAATTTATGCATATCGAGATAGTTTGTTTGAGTCTGTAACTGAGGTAGAGCCAGGAGAATCTTTTTATGTATATAATTTCAGAGATTCAGCTTTTGCAATTTTGGCAGAGATCATTCCCTATAATGAAGGATTAAATGTGCCTGTAATAGTACCTGATTGGCAAATAGATGTAAGCTTGAGTCAGGGAGGAGATAATTCAGAGATCAGTATGGGTAGTGTTGGAAACAGCAGTGATGACTTTGATGCAATATATGATTTTCCTGCCTTACCGGCAAAGCCTGCGGAAGAAGGTTGTCAAATATATCTTTCAACCATGGGTATGAACTATCCCACTTCACGTTTTCACACCTTATTTGGGGAACCGTTTGACGATGAAGGCCAGAGAGCATTTGATTTTACTGCATCAGGGTCACCGGAAAGTGATTTTGATATAAGTGTCCACTTTGATCAGATAAGTCTGGATTATTATGTCTGGCTGGAAGCAGGATCAGAGATTTATGATCTTGATCTGGAAACAGATTTTAGTTTTGAGCCGGATGAGGATGGGCTCGTAAATGGAACTTTTTATGTAGATTATCCTCGTGTGTGGGAATATGGAAATGTGGATAAGGAAGATGGGGTGGAAGCTTATGATGGAGCTATTGTGCTGCAATACAGTGTGGGGATAGAACCATTGGTGGCACCTTTACCATGGGATGAATGGCGATTGATCACAGCTGATGTGGATGGTAATAATACAATAGACAGTTATGATGCTGCTCTTATTTTGCAGTATTGTATAGATATGATAGAAGAATTTCCAGTGGAAATGCGTGAAAATCAAATCGCTCCCCAGGGAGATATTATGATCAGCCAGACTGGTAACAATCTCAGCGTTTATTCAAAGGGAAATGTCTTTAGTCTTGATCTGGAAATGCCGGCAGTTGTCTCTCAGGCACAAATAATTAGTGATGATCTGCTCTGGGCAGATAATCAGCAGGAGAGTTATAAGCTTGCCATCGCATCCCCAAATGAGCTTTGTAAAGGTGATAAGATCGTGGAACTGCAACTGAAAAGGCAGGTAAAATCACAGGAAATCAGTCTGAAAGTGAATGGCAGAGAAATCGGGTGTGAATTGGAAAGTGAGGAGATACCGTTTATTACTGAACTATACCCTGTGTCACCTAATCCTTTTGTAAAAAATAATAACCGCAGATCTGAGATGAAGATAAATTTTGCCGTATCAGATCCCGGTAAAGTTATAATTAATGTCTATAATATTAAGGGACAGAAAGTAAAGAACTTGACTGATCAGGAATATACTCAAGGTCTGCATAATATCTGCTGGCAAATGGATAATGAAAAGGGAAAGCAGATTAGCAGCGGAGTATATTTTTTGGCAATGGAAACTGGGAACTATCGCAGCCAGCGGAAATTTATCATACTGAAGTAGGTGATAATGTTCAGAATTCTGATCGTCATAATCTTATTGAGTGCAATATATATAAATGCTGATGAATTATCTGACAAGCAGCAGGAACTTGAGAAATTGAATAGTGAACTGGAGCAGATGGATACACTCATTGAGCAGAATCAAAATCAGAAAGCTGCCAAAGAAGCTCAGAAAGCAGAAATGCGGGCAAAGAAACAAAAACTGGAAAGTACTATTTGTGAACTGGAAACCAATCAATGCAAAGCTCAGGAAGAATGGGATAAGACCCGCCAAAGATTGAAAAATACAAATGAAGATCTTAATTCCAAAAAACAGACTGTTCAAGAACTATATAATTCTGCCTATGAACTGAGTAGTGCTCTGGTGATAAGTCATTATGCCAGTATATTATATCCATCTGCGGACAGCTGGATTCTGGCAACAAGTCTGGAAGCTGCCGGAGAAGAACTGCAAACCGTTAATGCTGATATAAACAGTCTCGAAAGTAGTCGTAAATCTCTGGAAACGAAAGAGAAAAAAGATGAAAAATACTTTAAAGATGTGCAGTGGAATAAGATAGTATCCAAAAAGAAGAAAAGCAGATATCAGAAAGAATTGATCATTATCGATAAGGAAGTAACCTCGCTGGATCAGGAATACCAGGAGGCAATGAAACGTAAGAGAGAGCTGGAAGAAGCTCAGGCAGCAATGAATGACCTGATAGCAAGACTGCAAAATAAGACTTCCTATAAACCTGATTATTCCTACAAGTTCACTTATGAAAGACTGATCTGGCCTGTTGAGGGGAAGATCATTCGCGGTTATGGTGACTATCAGGCAGAAGGCAAACGCTTAACGCTTCATAATGATGGAATAGATATTTCTGTAGATATTGGTACAGAAGTGAAATGTGTAGATAAAGGTGTAGTTGTTTTTGCAGGTAGAAATGGCGGCAGTGGGAGAGTGGTAATAGTTGATCATCAGAATGGCTATTATAGCATTTACAGCCATAATGATCATTTACTGGTAACATTAGGTGATACGGTGGAAAAGGGAACTATCCTGGCAGAATCCGGACAGTCCGGCTTAGTAGATGAACCATGTCTGCACTTTGAAATTCGTAGAGACGCTAGGGCAGCAAATCCCCTGGAATATCTGGAATTTTAATGACAAAAAAGGAGATTATCCTGAAAACCTGATCTTTGCAGACTACGGGCAAAATTGAGGATAACAGAATATATCATTCCCAGACTGATAACAATTAAGTTATTACTAAATAAAACACATCTCACTAATGAACTTAGAGAAATTCAGGATTTACTAATAACAATGATTTTATACTGAAAATGCTGAATAGTAACCAGAGATTGTAACAATAAGTCAAGGATTTTGAGCGATTAGCAAATAATGGCAGGATACTCCCAAAAAAGTGTTCGGTGCTGAACGTGCAGGTGTTCGCAGGCGTACAGTATTAATTAAGAGTAAAACCCTAAGGTGCTATATATCAGTAGCTTTTGGTTTGGCACAGTTATTGCATTAAGATATAGTATAAATGGATTCCGCATGATATCCTAAAAATGGAACTTAAAGAGATTCGAAATTTGGTTTTTGAAATACAAAACCTAAGAAGAAGATTTTTTTTAGATAGTTTTAGGCTGGAAATTGGTTAAAATAGTTCTTTAGATTAAAATATGTGAATTTGAGCGTGTTCAACTATGGATAATGTTTTGTGTAATTTTTACTTATTTATTTGTTATAAGTTATGGAATATGAAGAAAGTTTAATTCTAATGAAAAAAAGGAGATTGTAATGAAAAAGCTAATTTTATTTGTATTAATTTTATGCTTTAGTCTGCTGCAGGCAGATTGGAGCGAAGACCCCGAATTTAATAATCAGATTTCAAATCTGGGTGGAGATCAAACCATTCCTAAAACAGCTCAGAATCCTGATGGCAGTTCATATATTGGCTGGTGGAGCAATAGCACCGGAAATTACAATATGCGCCTGCAATACCTTGATGCTGAGGGAAACATTGTCTGGGACGAAAATGGGATTCTGGTGAGTGATCACACGCAGATGACCTGGCTCACAGATTGGGATATGACAGTAGATCATGATGGTAATGCCATAATGGCATTTAATGATGTCCGTGAAGGGGAAGATCAGCTTGATATTTTTGGTTATAAAATTACGCCTGATGGTGAATTTGCCTGGGGTGGGAACGGCATAAACCTCTCTAATGGGGATTTTAATGTTGCACCAAAAGTTACGGTTACTGCCAATAATAACTGCATTTTTGCCTGGTCTGATGAATATCAGATAATCGCTCGCAGTATTTCTCCTGATGGTGCTGAGAACTGGGAAACTCCTATCATCATCAATGAACCAGAAACCAGTAATTGGCCCCAGCTTATGGCTGCTGATAATGATGGCAGTGAAGGCAATTTTCTGATGAAATATTTTGTGGATTCAGGACCATATTGGGCACCTGACCGCTTTGTCTATATCCAGAAGTATGCTAATAGTGGTGCTCCTGTCTGGGATGCCCCGGCAGTTGTTTCTGATGCTTCGGGTATTTCTGCCTGGAATCAGGTATTTTCCTGGGCTCCTGATGGTTCCGGGGGAGCAGTGATAGCCTGGCATGATGATCGTAATAGTGAAAATATCAGCCGGGCTTATGCACAGCATATCACCACAGACGGCACAGCAATATTTACTGATGGTATTCAGGTGGGTGATCATGGAGCTAATAATCAATATTATCCTCAGGTGATATTTCAGCCGATAGATGAGAATATTTGTGTTTACTGGGAAGAAACAGATCCTGGTCAGAATAATTCAGGTATCGTGGGACAGAAGATTAATTCAGATGGTGAATTGCTCTATGGAAATGAAGGAGTAACAATATCAAATATCCAGCCAACGGGAGGAACAATTATTGCCTTGCGTCCATTTGGTGAAGATGTAGTGGTTACATATTCAACCTATCCCTGGGGTAACTTTAACAATGAACAGATATTAGCAGAGAGAGTCAATCCAGAGGGGGATATTGTCTGGGATGAAACCCTGATAATTTCTGATATGCAAACTCAAAAAATGCACACTGACATGTCAGATATAATTTATCTGGATGGTGGCTTTATCCCTTCTGATGGCTTTGTTATCTCCTGGGGAAGTGGCAGTGATGGCATTTATGCTCAAAGATTTAATCAGGATGGAACAATTGGTACTCCTGGTCCCTTATTGCCAGCCCCGGTCAATTTGACAGCCGAAGTAGAATTATATACAATAAATCTTCAGTGGGAAATGCCTGATGACCGCTTTTTAACGGGATTTGAGCTTTATAGAAATGATGAACTTCTGGCTGAAATTGATGATGCAGGGGTCAGAGAATTCGATGACTATGTATGGGATTATATTACCTATGAATATTATCTTTTAGCAGTTTATGAAGAAGGGATCTCTGGTCCTTCCAATTCTGTATTTGTGGTAATTGTAGAATATCCATTTCAACCTGATGGACTTACTGTTGATCCCGTGAATGGACATATGGAATGGGAACAACCGATTCTTCCCCCTAGAAATCTGGAAGGCTACAATGTTTATCTGGACGATATGCAGACACCTTTGGATTACACCACAGAGCTTAGTTACCAGTTGACGGATCTGGAAGCAGGAATTACCTATACTGCTGCTGTAAGTGCTGTATATACTGATTCAGAATCAGAATTGATCAGCGTAGATTTCACTTATGAACCTGTTGGTAATAATGAAGATGAACTTTCAGGTTTATCTTTAGGAGTAGCAAATTATCCTAATCCTTTCAATCCGGAAACCAGAATTGCCTTTAATCTTTCAGAATCTACTCAGGTTACTTTGAATATCTATAACACCAGAGGGCAATTGATCGATAATCTTCTTGATATGCAATTAGCTGCTGGTGATCATAAGATAATCTGGAATGCTGAATCTCAGCCAAGTGGAATATATTATTACTCATTAAGAGCAGAAGGAAAAGTTTTCTCCGGCAGAATGGTATTATTGAAGTAAAAAAAATATTGAGTTAAGATTTTTTGGACTGGGGGCGGCAATAATTGTCGTCCTCAATCCTATTACTTAACTAAATGTAGCCAAATCATCCCTGATTTGGATTATGCGTACCCATAGCTTTTGAAAATCATCCATAGTCTTGCACGACGGATAACCAGCTCTGGATTACATTACATTAAATCACCCCTTCGTTTATTCCCCTTGGTCTGTATTATCTTTAACACATTTAATTTTACATTTTACATTATTCAGCAAATGTAAGGAAAGTGTAATGTCATAAATCACTGCAGTAAAATCAATTACAGCAAAACATTATTTTTTTGCCCTTTTTGAGATATACATACCCCTATATTTAACTTTCTTGTCCCTTCACACTTTCGCCCTTTCGCACCTTCACACCCTCAAATCCCCCCCCCTCTTGTCTCGCCGTAATCAAATGAAGGATGATCATTTTCAATTGCTATCAATTAAATTCGTAGCTTAATCTTTCCAGATTAAGCATTTATTTTTTCTCCAAACCTTCTAACAGCCTCTTCCCCATAGCAGTCAAACGGTATTTCTAAAGTTTACTTTGAGGTTTATCTGGTATTGTCATTTCTACAAAACCAGCTTCTCTGGATGGATTCAAGTAGTCTTCCCTGAAAGTTGGCTTATGCTTTATATTAAGCTTCTCAAATATTTCTTTTCTGCTTAACTCAGCTATTTCAATAGCAAGAATTAGCTTCTTTACTTGCTCTGCAATGTACTTTGCATCATGGTCGGTATCATGGTCGGTATCATGTGCGGTTTCCACATAATTACTCTTGATAAATTGAAACTGGGAAGCATTTCCCAGCTCATTTATTCTCAAAATCAATATTCAACATATTGTATCCTATCGTATCAACATTAAATTTGTTAGAAAAATAGAACATTGCATCTTCATCAATATTTAGTAGCAATTTTACTATTTGTTGCAAATGAGGGTCTATCATTTTTGATATAGATCTACCTAATATTACACCACTTGTCCCACCTACAATTGCCCCAAAGGGCGGAATGTAAGGTGCTCCTGCATAAGTCCCTAACCAAAGAAAGGCCGATTTTATACCAAATTTGGATAATAAGGATATTGTTTTAAGTATTGCAGTTTTAGATTTTAAATCTTGATTTGAAAATTCATAGATTCTATTGTTATTAACTAATTGAACGAGCAACTTGAGACCCAAAACTATTTCACCAATCCAAGGTAACCAATCTCCTAATTCATCTGGAAGGTCAATACCCCAATTCCCAATTAAAACATCTAGTTTTTCGCTTACTTCCTGAGTTAATTCACTATTGGTTATGTTAATTAGTTTTAAATTTTCTTGTAACTCAGGAAACTTAGCAATTGCCTTTTCATATAATTCTTCACTAAGTAGAAATTTTACATCAGGATTAGATTCAATTTTTTCTACTAATCTGCTTAGATAACTAGGTTGTCTAACTTTTGCTTGGAAAAATTCTACAGCTCTATCCAAATCGATTCCCTTAATATCCCAAATTGGTTGATTGGCAGAATCAGCAAGTAGAAAATCCATATCAGGATTTTCAATATTTAATTGATCCATTGCTCTAAGTTCAAAGATTTTACCTTTTAGAGTACTGATAAAACCTTTAGAACTTCTGATATTATCATTATTTAGAATATCCTTAAAATGCTGAAAAAGATTAATCTCAGAATTAGTGAAAGAATCTTTGTAAGCGTCAAAAAAATCATCAGGTACATTTCGCAACTCAAACATTTTTTCAAAAGTTTCTTCTGCAACTAGTGCTGTTTCAATTACAAAATCATCCTTTTTCATCTTATTAAAGGATGCCTCGAAATTTTTAGCTTGCTCATAGTACTTATCATCTACTTCAATTTGTTTTAAACTATTGAGTAAATCATATGATTTCATTGTATTACCTAAATATGTACGTTAATATTAACGATACTATTGATATTATTATTGCAATGTAAGAAAGATAGTTTTTTGTTAAATTTCGTAATATTATTTTTTTTCTGCTGATTTCTGATGAAGATAAATTTGAGAATTGAGTTGTAAGTTTAGAAATCATTTCATGATTTTTTAGTACTCGTGGAATCAACTCATTGTTTATTTTATCTTGTTGCTCCCAAAATTTAACTTTTTCACCAATCGACATAATTGTCTTTTTTTCTTCTTTTGAAATTTTTTGTTTTGCTACTTTCTTTTTCCTTTTTTTAAAAAGCATTTCGACTCCTTATGAATAATTAAATTTCACCTAATGTTCTGCGTGTGCGGCGGAATCAGAATGATTTCGTCGTAAGCGAACAATCCAAACCCTGAATCGGTACGATTCAGGACAAAAGCA
This genomic interval from Candidatus Stygibacter australis contains the following:
- a CDS encoding T9SS type A sorting domain-containing protein, encoding MKKEIIILILLCSVWVLQGVTVETDSLRNFLYGEAPDCTYDNWVSHIAEGIARNGYNLYAPWEEQTEGFGAFHIPDEEELLQWGAVYAAFINEELEEAEALIDSFGFPYEVVDFTDLESGRNFKILREDVDEQYYDDNGTEEEYDDEIGAFGYGWGLYIFNPEASQPVILSTPHPNDDYITTTISLDCLLAWDAMFWYISGAGREVEWTEVGSYTNGKSISDPSRNDDHPQIVACRQATDYIRENFRREFSAQIHSYDWNRHGNRANCQLSVVHSNPNLPTRDLSDLHYDLINQGDYLMIPANEYGNYFDCYINDYYAVNYSLYPFYFVYDDTMLVVNDDVDLPGVGGAFREFAIEDWNSYDVYDPFFHMEMDELPNEFLQNTYQLNLFYGFDYASGEWELESRYDNTRNWYDRWVTDMGAILPDVLELDDGLETVAVDSLWFSEFEENSLEVNWQPEPCYDFYTYRIYIDTEPIDPEISPYYDREIDQELASPLADQINIGDLEINTGYYIQVATIDYNDNVSYSEELLVYTTPAVIGELVGIGLDDYSQLYWEAEQQSGNMGFNVYRCIMPNTNWQLHASWETDPSLVSTNINGQDFVYTDDQAELYGWYGYKISAINVQGTEYFFDQEVFTVCRTLYQVYFSNEAIIDSISFCRNEYATDGFDEYFDQLSGPYLGEELYTRIYHPEWTQNWYKRDVREFYLTGQTWKTWAIEVRSQFEEGEILTIEIDDEFPDYEIIYLENNYTGELLNLNDEFPDEVVMSAVGAASLQLHVGNVQPDLDFIGHSNTIYQAGDEVTTQVQILFPQLIDFASLVLNNGMQEIVIIDTMTEYIENIFWTAPEDVTIHDANLRIAYHSINGNYNMAVSDYQIGIVPLEYHYDLSPGWHNVASVWPDEELAVDDIFGTDAELYEWTGEEYLTADSLEYGKGYWLDLPQECQYSGNSDILSGNITMLLQPGWNLMPNPHPAAMKINGLLFHYFTWTYSYRQMVQVGSISKQIYAYRDSLFESVTEVEPGESFYVYNFRDSAFAILAEIIPYNEGLNVPVIVPDWQIDVSLSQGGDNSEISMGSVGNSSDDFDAIYDFPALPAKPAEEGCQIYLSTMGMNYPTSRFHTLFGEPFDDEGQRAFDFTASGSPESDFDISVHFDQISLDYYVWLEAGSEIYDLDLETDFSFEPDEDGLVNGTFYVDYPRVWEYGNVDKEDGVEAYDGAIVLQYSVGIEPLVAPLPWDEWRLITADVDGNNTIDSYDAALILQYCIDMIEEFPVEMRENQIAPQGDIMISQTGNNLSVYSKGNVFSLDLEMPAVVSQAQIISDDLLWADNQQESYKLAIASPNELCKGDKIVELQLKRQVKSQEISLKVNGREIGCELESEEIPFITELYPVSPNPFVKNNNRRSEMKINFAVSDPGKVIINVYNIKGQKVKNLTDQEYTQGLHNICWQMDNEKGKQISSGVYFLAMETGNYRSQRKFIILK
- a CDS encoding peptidoglycan DD-metalloendopeptidase family protein, with product MFRILIVIILLSAIYINADELSDKQQELEKLNSELEQMDTLIEQNQNQKAAKEAQKAEMRAKKQKLESTICELETNQCKAQEEWDKTRQRLKNTNEDLNSKKQTVQELYNSAYELSSALVISHYASILYPSADSWILATSLEAAGEELQTVNADINSLESSRKSLETKEKKDEKYFKDVQWNKIVSKKKKSRYQKELIIIDKEVTSLDQEYQEAMKRKRELEEAQAAMNDLIARLQNKTSYKPDYSYKFTYERLIWPVEGKIIRGYGDYQAEGKRLTLHNDGIDISVDIGTEVKCVDKGVVVFAGRNGGSGRVVIVDHQNGYYSIYSHNDHLLVTLGDTVEKGTILAESGQSGLVDEPCLHFEIRRDARAANPLEYLEF
- a CDS encoding T9SS type A sorting domain-containing protein; protein product: MKKLILFVLILCFSLLQADWSEDPEFNNQISNLGGDQTIPKTAQNPDGSSYIGWWSNSTGNYNMRLQYLDAEGNIVWDENGILVSDHTQMTWLTDWDMTVDHDGNAIMAFNDVREGEDQLDIFGYKITPDGEFAWGGNGINLSNGDFNVAPKVTVTANNNCIFAWSDEYQIIARSISPDGAENWETPIIINEPETSNWPQLMAADNDGSEGNFLMKYFVDSGPYWAPDRFVYIQKYANSGAPVWDAPAVVSDASGISAWNQVFSWAPDGSGGAVIAWHDDRNSENISRAYAQHITTDGTAIFTDGIQVGDHGANNQYYPQVIFQPIDENICVYWEETDPGQNNSGIVGQKINSDGELLYGNEGVTISNIQPTGGTIIALRPFGEDVVVTYSTYPWGNFNNEQILAERVNPEGDIVWDETLIISDMQTQKMHTDMSDIIYLDGGFIPSDGFVISWGSGSDGIYAQRFNQDGTIGTPGPLLPAPVNLTAEVELYTINLQWEMPDDRFLTGFELYRNDELLAEIDDAGVREFDDYVWDYITYEYYLLAVYEEGISGPSNSVFVVIVEYPFQPDGLTVDPVNGHMEWEQPILPPRNLEGYNVYLDDMQTPLDYTTELSYQLTDLEAGITYTAAVSAVYTDSESELISVDFTYEPVGNNEDELSGLSLGVANYPNPFNPETRIAFNLSESTQVTLNIYNTRGQLIDNLLDMQLAAGDHKIIWNAESQPSGIYYYSLRAEGKVFSGRMVLLK